The following coding sequences are from one Triticum dicoccoides isolate Atlit2015 ecotype Zavitan chromosome 4A, WEW_v2.0, whole genome shotgun sequence window:
- the LOC119287817 gene encoding dormancy-associated protein homolog 3-like has translation MGLLDQLWDETVAGPRPDHGLGRLRKYSSFSTSTPAAADVAPAVTRSITIARPPSLSLPSGESNSVPSSPASGPDSPLAAATSSTARVDGWRAFRPKSKMANVDVVQAEATVGPRSPTVYDWVVISSLDR, from the exons ATGGGGCTCCTCGACCAGCTCTGGGACGAAACGGTCGCCGGCCCGCGGCCGGACCACGGCCTCGGCAGGCTCCGCAAGTACTCCTCCTTCTCGACCTCCACCCCGGCGGCCGCGGACGTCGCGCCGGCGGTGACCCGCAGCATCACCATCGCCCGGCCACCGTCCCTCTCTCTCCCGTCCGGCGAATCAAACTCCGTGCCGTCATCACCGGCCAGTGGGCCGGACTCTCCGTTGGCAGCAG CTACCAGTAGCACGGCGAGGGTGGACGGCTGGAGGGCGTTCCGCCCGAAATCCAAGATGGCCAACGTCGACGTCGTCCAGGCGGAGGCCACCGTCGGGCCCAGGAGCCCCACCGTGTACGACTG GGTGGTGATCAGTTCATTGGACCGATGA